From Thalassococcus sp. S3, one genomic window encodes:
- a CDS encoding adenylosuccinate synthase: MANVVVVGAQWGDEGKGKIVDWLSERADIIARFQGGHNAGHTLVIDGEVYKLNALPSGVVRGGKLSVIGNGVVLDPWHLVEEIQSIRAQGVEITPETLMIAENTPLILPFHGELDRARESQNSVAKIGTTGRGIGPAYEDKVGRRVIRVADLADHATLALRVDRALIHHNALRAGLGLEPIDRDGLIARLQEIAPEILQYAGPVWKVMNEKRKAGKRILFEGAQGALLDIDFGTYPFVTSSNVIAGQAATGTGIGPGSVDFVLGIVKAYTTRVGEGPFPTELDDDDGQRLGERGHEFGTVTGRKRRCGWFDAVLVRQTCATSGVNGISLTKLDVLDGFDTLKICVGYDLDGERLEYLPTAADQQARCTPIYEEMPGWHESTEGARSWADLPANAIKYVRRVEELIECPVALLSTSPERDDTILVTDPFAD, translated from the coding sequence ATGGCCAATGTCGTCGTTGTCGGCGCCCAGTGGGGTGACGAAGGGAAAGGCAAGATCGTGGATTGGCTGAGTGAGCGTGCCGATATCATCGCGCGCTTTCAGGGGGGGCACAACGCGGGTCACACGCTGGTCATCGACGGCGAGGTCTATAAGCTGAACGCGTTGCCATCCGGGGTGGTGCGTGGCGGCAAGCTGAGCGTGATCGGCAACGGCGTAGTGCTGGACCCGTGGCATCTGGTCGAAGAGATCCAGTCCATTCGCGCGCAGGGCGTCGAGATCACGCCCGAGACGCTGATGATCGCCGAGAACACGCCGCTGATCCTGCCCTTTCACGGAGAGCTTGATCGCGCACGGGAAAGCCAGAACAGCGTGGCCAAGATCGGCACGACCGGGCGCGGTATCGGGCCGGCCTACGAAGACAAAGTGGGCCGCCGGGTCATCCGCGTGGCCGATCTGGCCGACCACGCAACCCTGGCCCTGCGCGTCGACCGCGCGCTGATCCACCACAACGCGCTGCGCGCAGGACTTGGGCTGGAACCGATTGATCGCGACGGTCTGATCGCCAGACTGCAGGAAATCGCGCCGGAGATCCTTCAATATGCAGGTCCCGTCTGGAAGGTAATGAACGAAAAGCGCAAGGCCGGAAAACGCATTCTCTTTGAAGGGGCACAGGGCGCGCTGTTGGATATCGACTTTGGCACCTATCCGTTCGTGACATCCTCCAACGTGATTGCGGGGCAGGCGGCGACGGGGACGGGGATTGGCCCCGGCTCGGTCGATTTCGTGCTGGGCATCGTCAAGGCCTACACGACCCGTGTGGGAGAGGGACCGTTCCCGACGGAACTCGACGATGACGACGGTCAGCGTCTGGGAGAGCGCGGGCATGAATTTGGCACTGTCACGGGCCGCAAGCGCCGCTGCGGGTGGTTCGATGCGGTGTTGGTGCGCCAGACCTGCGCGACCTCTGGCGTGAACGGGATTTCTCTGACCAAGCTTGATGTTCTCGATGGCTTTGACACCCTGAAAATCTGTGTCGGCTACGATCTGGATGGAGAGCGGCTGGAATATCTGCCTACGGCCGCCGATCAACAGGCCCGCTGTACCCCGATCTACGAAGAGATGCCCGGCTGGCACGAAAGCACCGAGGGTGCCCGCAGCTGGGCGGACCTGCCCGCCAACGCCATCAAATATGTCCGTCGGGTGGAAGAGTTGATCGAGTGCCCGGTCGCCTTACTTTCAACTTCACCCGAACGCGATGATACGATCCTAGTCACGGACCCTTTTGCCGATTGA
- a CDS encoding aminoglycoside N(3)-acetyltransferase: protein MKPQISELSPERLYDYRARMTQMPATRDSLHQDMTALGIAEGDGVFVHASLGAIGPVVGGARAVIEALQDCVGPGGLIGMPAFSQDARWPDLIDREACTEDQRRAIQNAVPAHDPRLSHCLGMGLIADTFRQWPGTVRSDHPNVSVCLNGAEAQRFVAPHSAAWATGADTPLGSLARRANMKVLLIGVDWTRCSPLHTAEFYAKPRRTKIRRFKTGAGQAPWHEVPDVADDLGRIFPATGEAFEATGLVTFGDIGQAGCRLCPYDQLLTFATRFIGSANAESGDRH from the coding sequence GTGAAACCGCAAATCTCGGAATTGTCACCCGAAAGGCTTTATGACTATCGTGCCCGGATGACGCAGATGCCCGCGACCCGTGACAGCCTGCACCAAGATATGACCGCCCTCGGCATTGCTGAGGGCGATGGTGTCTTCGTTCATGCCTCCCTGGGTGCCATCGGTCCCGTCGTCGGCGGCGCGCGCGCTGTGATCGAAGCGCTGCAGGATTGTGTAGGGCCTGGGGGCCTGATCGGAATGCCGGCTTTTTCGCAAGATGCAAGATGGCCCGATCTCATCGACCGCGAAGCGTGTACGGAGGATCAACGGCGCGCAATTCAGAACGCGGTTCCCGCACATGATCCGCGATTGTCTCACTGCCTTGGCATGGGCCTTATCGCCGACACGTTCAGACAATGGCCCGGCACGGTTCGAAGCGATCACCCAAATGTCTCCGTCTGCCTGAACGGCGCAGAGGCCCAGCGCTTCGTTGCCCCGCACAGCGCCGCATGGGCGACGGGCGCTGACACACCCCTTGGATCGCTCGCAAGGCGCGCCAATATGAAAGTCCTTTTGATCGGCGTCGATTGGACCCGCTGCTCTCCTCTTCATACGGCCGAGTTTTATGCCAAGCCGCGCCGCACAAAGATCCGCCGCTTCAAGACCGGCGCGGGCCAGGCCCCTTGGCACGAGGTGCCCGATGTGGCGGATGATCTGGGGCGGATTTTTCCCGCAACCGGCGAGGCCTTCGAGGCCACCGGCCTCGTGACGTTCGGAGATATCGGGCAGGCCGGATGTCGGCTCTGCCCCTATGATCAGTTGCTCACATTCGCGACCCGCTTTATCGGTTCTGCGAATGCCGAGAGTGGTGATCGTCACTGA
- a CDS encoding DUF6524 family protein: protein MGLFLRWLFAFALLALTYNPTDWNYVRWARTNYEEHLSLAVLFGIVLAIGYIIYLRATVRSIGGFGMFLVLALVSALLWVLYDFGVLSLQNQALNVWLGLFALSLVLGVGLSWSLIRRRLSGQADVDDIDE from the coding sequence ATGGGCCTGTTTCTCAGATGGCTCTTCGCCTTCGCTCTGCTGGCGCTGACCTACAACCCGACAGACTGGAACTATGTCCGCTGGGCGCGCACCAACTATGAAGAACACCTGTCGCTGGCTGTTCTGTTCGGAATTGTTCTGGCGATCGGCTACATCATTTACCTCCGCGCGACCGTGCGGTCGATCGGGGGCTTTGGCATGTTTCTCGTACTTGCCCTTGTCTCGGCCCTTCTTTGGGTGCTTTACGATTTCGGCGTTCTCTCCCTTCAGAACCAGGCGCTGAATGTGTGGCTTGGCCTCTTCGCGCTGTCTCTCGTTCTTGGCGTGGGGCTGAGCTGGAGCCTGATCCGAAGACGCCTTTCAGGACAGGCCGATGTCGATGACATCGACGAGTGA
- a CDS encoding RimK family alpha-L-glutamate ligase, which translates to MPHNAPIHVWLLFPADRDVAPTRYTNKRFLEVAEAEQCRIEIIDPRAIPDNVLWPEDDSLSALRSMFDLPQIVLARSGARMGKKGRQLMRLLERDGSVTVLPTASALWRAGDKIRTADRLTEHNLATPLTFALEGLDLAHLPLDFPMVLKRARGSKGVQVALCQDLETLKQAAEALPGKSPLLIQQFIKASFGRDIRVFISGGQALAAIERRGAEGEFRSNIAMGGNAIEVPMDAELESLAVKAAKALELDFAGVDILCGQDGYLVCEVNAAPGFEAVEEVTGLDVASRMLQDAKAIDAARR; encoded by the coding sequence ATGCCGCACAACGCCCCCATTCATGTCTGGCTGCTTTTCCCGGCTGACCGTGACGTTGCGCCGACCCGCTATACCAACAAACGTTTTCTCGAAGTGGCCGAGGCAGAGCAGTGCCGGATCGAAATCATCGACCCGCGCGCCATTCCCGACAATGTTCTTTGGCCGGAGGACGACAGCTTGTCCGCGCTCAGATCCATGTTCGATCTGCCGCAGATTGTGCTGGCACGCTCTGGCGCGCGGATGGGCAAGAAAGGGCGGCAATTGATGCGGCTCTTGGAGCGGGACGGGTCAGTGACCGTTCTGCCCACGGCTTCGGCGCTTTGGCGCGCGGGGGACAAGATCCGGACGGCGGACCGTTTGACGGAGCACAACCTCGCAACGCCACTGACATTCGCGCTGGAGGGTCTGGATCTCGCGCACCTGCCATTGGACTTTCCAATGGTTCTGAAACGGGCACGCGGCAGCAAAGGCGTCCAGGTTGCGCTGTGCCAGGACCTCGAAACCCTTAAGCAAGCTGCAGAGGCGTTGCCAGGGAAAAGCCCGCTGCTGATCCAGCAGTTCATCAAAGCCAGTTTCGGACGCGATATCCGGGTGTTCATATCAGGGGGGCAGGCCCTTGCGGCGATAGAACGGCGCGGAGCGGAGGGTGAGTTCCGGTCCAACATCGCTATGGGTGGAAATGCCATCGAAGTGCCAATGGATGCGGAGCTTGAAAGCCTTGCTGTGAAGGCCGCAAAGGCGCTGGAGCTGGACTTTGCTGGCGTGGACATTCTGTGCGGTCAGGACGGCTATCTTGTCTGCGAGGTCAACGCCGCCCCGGGTTTCGAAGCCGTCGAGGAGGTTACCGGTCTCGATGTCGCCAGTCGTATGCTGCAGGACGCAAAAGCCATCGACGCCGCACGGCGCTAA
- a CDS encoding nitrile hydratase accessory protein — MIGPTPVFDAPWHAQLFALTVHLNETGRFDWPSWAARFSETLARHGLECELNGGDDYFNAWLETLEALLAEDGTAAPIEMRDMKHAWEQAYLSTPHGAPVTLPES, encoded by the coding sequence ATGATCGGGCCAACGCCAGTCTTTGATGCGCCCTGGCATGCCCAGCTTTTTGCCCTGACCGTGCATCTGAACGAGACCGGCCGGTTCGACTGGCCATCCTGGGCGGCCCGCTTTTCAGAAACCTTGGCCCGGCACGGTCTGGAGTGTGAGTTGAACGGGGGCGACGACTACTTCAACGCCTGGCTCGAAACACTCGAAGCACTGCTGGCAGAGGATGGAACAGCGGCGCCCATTGAAATGCGCGACATGAAACACGCCTGGGAACAGGCTTATCTGAGCACGCCGCACGGCGCTCCGGTCACGTTACCCGAGAGTTAG
- the nthB gene encoding nitrile hydratase subunit beta, with protein MTRVHDMGGRFGTGAVKPASEDAPVFEEDWHARALAITLAAGALGQWNLDVSRHARERLAPSDYMGFGYYEKWLAALADLLVETGVLSLSDLRDEGTSDRHMLADRALQADAVAGVLARGGPADRPSDTPARFAIGDAVRTQRPAANRLVEGGHTRLPAYAQGAEGHVVHLHGAHVLPDSNAHGLGEAPEPLYAVAFPAAALWAQPEHPQDEVILDLWQSYLAPA; from the coding sequence ATGACGCGTGTTCACGACATGGGCGGGCGTTTCGGCACCGGAGCCGTAAAGCCGGCGAGTGAGGACGCGCCCGTCTTCGAGGAGGATTGGCACGCCCGTGCCCTGGCCATCACCTTGGCGGCAGGGGCGTTGGGGCAGTGGAACCTCGATGTTTCACGCCACGCGCGCGAACGCCTCGCCCCGTCCGACTACATGGGCTTTGGCTATTACGAGAAGTGGCTCGCCGCCCTTGCGGATCTGCTGGTCGAGACGGGTGTTCTGAGCCTGTCGGATCTGCGCGACGAGGGCACATCTGACAGGCATATGCTGGCTGATCGCGCCTTGCAGGCGGATGCTGTTGCGGGCGTTCTGGCGCGCGGAGGGCCTGCGGATCGTCCATCGGATACCCCAGCGCGTTTCGCGATTGGCGACGCGGTTCGTACCCAAAGACCGGCTGCAAACCGCCTTGTCGAAGGCGGACATACCCGGCTGCCGGCCTATGCCCAGGGGGCGGAGGGCCACGTGGTGCATTTGCACGGCGCGCATGTCTTGCCCGACAGCAATGCCCATGGCTTGGGTGAGGCGCCTGAACCTTTGTATGCGGTTGCCTTCCCGGCTGCCGCGCTCTGGGCGCAGCCCGAACATCCGCAGGACGAAGTGATCCTGGATCTCTGGCAATCCTATCTGGCGCCGGCATGA
- the nthA gene encoding nitrile hydratase subunit alpha, producing the protein MAHDDPDHPHTHLPPDPALRVKALETILVRKGLVEPAALDEIINTYQTRIGPQNGAAVVARAWSDPEFHAALLSDATAAITEMGFFGRQGEHIVAVENTDSTHNMVVCTLCSCYPWPLLGIPPAWYKSDAYRARAVREPRKVLAEFGVSLPQTTAVRVWDSTAEIRYLVIPQRPSGTEHLDVDALQALVTRDSMIGTGLPKVPAP; encoded by the coding sequence ATGGCACATGACGATCCCGATCACCCGCATACGCATCTGCCGCCCGACCCCGCGCTGCGCGTGAAGGCATTGGAGACCATTCTGGTCCGCAAAGGTCTGGTCGAACCCGCTGCGCTGGACGAGATTATCAACACCTACCAGACCCGGATCGGCCCGCAGAACGGGGCCGCTGTCGTGGCCCGCGCGTGGAGCGATCCGGAATTTCATGCGGCCCTTTTGTCGGATGCGACGGCTGCGATCACCGAGATGGGGTTCTTTGGTCGCCAGGGGGAACACATCGTGGCGGTAGAGAATACCGACAGCACGCACAACATGGTCGTTTGCACCTTGTGCAGCTGTTATCCTTGGCCGCTACTTGGTATCCCGCCTGCCTGGTACAAGTCCGATGCCTATCGCGCCCGCGCCGTACGCGAGCCCCGCAAAGTGCTGGCGGAGTTCGGCGTTTCGCTCCCGCAGACGACGGCGGTTCGCGTCTGGGACAGCACGGCAGAGATACGTTACCTCGTCATTCCGCAGCGCCCGTCCGGCACCGAACATCTCGACGTTGATGCGTTGCAGGCCCTGGTGACACGGGACAGCATGATCGGCACCGGCCTTCCCAAGGTACCCGCGCCATGA
- the secG gene encoding preprotein translocase subunit SecG encodes MENVVLIIHLLLALGLIAVVLMQRSEGGGLGMGSGGGGGAMTGRGVATALSKVTWVLAVAFICTSITLTIIAAQNAAGTSVIDRLGVPAPAPAESGDTPAVPSGDSLLPPGPDDNAPLVPRAD; translated from the coding sequence ATGGAAAACGTCGTCCTTATCATTCACCTTCTTTTGGCCCTCGGCCTCATCGCTGTTGTTCTGATGCAGCGCTCCGAAGGTGGTGGATTGGGGATGGGATCCGGCGGCGGCGGCGGCGCGATGACCGGTCGCGGCGTTGCAACGGCGCTGAGCAAGGTCACCTGGGTGCTTGCGGTGGCATTCATCTGCACATCGATCACCCTGACAATCATCGCTGCACAGAACGCCGCGGGAACATCGGTGATCGACCGTCTGGGCGTGCCCGCGCCCGCCCCGGCCGAGAGCGGTGATACGCCAGCAGTGCCAAGCGGCGACAGCTTGTTGCCACCTGGCCCCGACGATAACGCACCGCTGGTTCCAAGGGCGGATTGA
- a CDS encoding CTP synthase produces MARFIFITGGVVSSLGKGLASAALGALLQARGFSVRLRKLDPYLNVDPGTMSPFEHGEVFVTDDGAETDLDLGHYERFTGVAARQTDSVSSGRIYSNVLEKERRGDYLGKTIQVIPHVTNEIKDFIRIGEDEVDFMLCEIGGTVGDIEGLPFFEAIRQFSQDKPRGQCIFMHLTLLPYIAASGELKTKPTQHSVKELRSIGIAPDILVCRSEGPIPDKEREKLALFCNVRPDSVIAAQDLKSIYEAPLAYHREGLDQAVLDAFQITPAPRPNLEMWEDVADRIYNPEGEVNVAIVGKYTQLEDAYKSINEALTHGGISNRVKVNIEWVDAELFEREDPAPHLDGFHAILVPGGFGERGTEGKIKAAQFAREHKVPYLGICLGMQMAVIEAARNVAELTDAGSEEFDHEAGKKRFTPVVYHLKEWVQGNAKVKRKVTDDKGGTMRLGAYDAMLSDGSKVAKVYGTQAIDERHRHRYEVDIQYRQQLEGAGLKFSGMSPDGRLPEIIEWPDHPWFIGVQFHPELKSKPFDPHPLFKDFVRAAKDVSRLV; encoded by the coding sequence ATGGCGCGGTTTATTTTCATTACAGGCGGCGTGGTATCCTCCCTTGGCAAAGGGCTGGCCTCTGCGGCATTGGGTGCATTGTTGCAGGCACGCGGCTTTTCGGTGCGCCTGCGCAAGCTGGATCCCTATCTGAACGTTGATCCCGGAACGATGAGCCCGTTCGAGCATGGCGAGGTTTTCGTTACCGACGATGGTGCGGAAACCGATCTGGACCTTGGACATTACGAGCGTTTCACCGGCGTCGCCGCACGGCAGACGGATTCCGTTTCCTCGGGCCGTATCTACTCCAATGTTCTGGAGAAAGAGCGCCGTGGCGACTACCTCGGCAAGACCATTCAGGTGATCCCGCACGTCACCAACGAGATCAAGGACTTCATTCGCATCGGCGAAGACGAAGTGGACTTCATGCTCTGCGAAATCGGCGGGACCGTCGGAGATATCGAGGGCTTGCCCTTCTTCGAAGCCATTCGACAGTTCAGTCAGGACAAGCCCCGCGGCCAGTGCATTTTCATGCACCTGACCCTTCTGCCCTATATCGCGGCCTCCGGGGAACTGAAGACGAAACCCACCCAGCACTCGGTAAAGGAATTGCGGTCGATCGGGATCGCACCGGACATCCTCGTGTGCCGGTCTGAGGGGCCGATACCGGACAAGGAACGGGAAAAGCTTGCTCTGTTCTGCAATGTGCGGCCAGACAGCGTGATCGCGGCACAGGATCTGAAATCCATCTATGAGGCCCCCCTCGCCTATCATCGAGAAGGATTGGATCAGGCGGTGCTTGATGCGTTTCAGATAACACCGGCCCCCCGGCCAAATCTGGAGATGTGGGAGGATGTCGCCGATCGCATCTACAATCCCGAAGGGGAGGTGAACGTCGCCATTGTGGGCAAGTACACGCAGTTGGAAGACGCGTACAAGTCGATCAACGAAGCCTTGACGCATGGCGGGATTTCCAACCGCGTGAAGGTCAACATCGAATGGGTCGATGCCGAACTGTTCGAGCGCGAGGATCCCGCCCCGCACCTTGATGGCTTTCATGCGATCCTGGTTCCGGGCGGCTTTGGAGAGCGCGGAACCGAAGGCAAGATCAAGGCCGCGCAGTTCGCGCGCGAACACAAGGTGCCCTATCTTGGCATCTGCCTCGGCATGCAGATGGCCGTGATCGAGGCCGCCCGGAATGTCGCGGAACTGACCGATGCGGGCTCGGAAGAGTTTGACCACGAAGCAGGCAAAAAGCGCTTCACTCCCGTCGTCTATCACCTCAAGGAATGGGTGCAGGGCAACGCCAAGGTCAAACGCAAGGTGACCGATGACAAGGGCGGCACCATGCGTCTTGGGGCCTACGACGCGATGCTGAGCGACGGGTCGAAAGTCGCAAAAGTCTACGGCACGCAGGCAATCGACGAACGCCACAGGCACCGCTACGAGGTCGATATCCAGTATCGTCAGCAGCTTGAGGGGGCAGGTCTGAAATTCTCGGGCATGTCGCCCGACGGACGTCTGCCGGAAATCATCGAATGGCCGGATCACCCCTGGTTCATCGGCGTGCAGTTCCACCCGGAACTCAAATCGAAACCATTCGATCCGCATCCGCTTTTCAAGGATTTCGTGCGGGCCGCCAAGGATGTGAGCCGGTTGGTCTGA
- a CDS encoding NAD(P)-dependent oxidoreductase, translating to MRVLVTGSSGHLGEALMRALPDLGYTPFGLDILPGAFTHHVGSICDRASVRDLLAGNDAVLHAATLHKPHVATHSKQDFIDVNVSGTLTLLEEAARAGVTRFIFSSTTSAFGAALTPAPDAPAAWIDEDVKGVPKNIYGATKTAAEDLCTLFARTTEMACLVLRLSRFFPEEDDNAATRTAFQDANAKANEFLYRRVDLEDAVTAHHAALQHAPGLRQGTFIISATTPFEPGDLSDLRRDPVGVVRRYLPDIDEVYGKLGFRMFSEIERVYVNALARHRLGWQPRYDFKTVVRQLSDGAPIGSDLARVVGSKGYHAQSFEDGPYPLA from the coding sequence ATGCGTGTTCTGGTCACCGGCAGCTCTGGACATCTGGGAGAGGCCTTGATGCGGGCCTTGCCGGATCTGGGCTACACCCCGTTCGGCCTCGACATCCTGCCCGGCGCGTTCACGCATCACGTGGGCTCGATCTGCGACAGGGCGTCTGTGCGTGATCTTCTTGCCGGAAACGATGCGGTGCTGCACGCAGCCACGCTGCATAAACCGCACGTGGCCACGCATTCAAAGCAAGACTTCATCGACGTCAACGTATCGGGCACGCTCACACTGTTGGAAGAAGCCGCGAGAGCCGGTGTGACGCGCTTCATCTTCAGCAGCACAACCAGCGCCTTTGGCGCGGCCCTTACCCCGGCCCCAGATGCCCCCGCGGCCTGGATCGATGAGGATGTGAAGGGCGTTCCGAAAAACATCTATGGGGCCACGAAAACCGCGGCGGAAGACCTGTGCACGCTCTTTGCACGCACGACCGAAATGGCGTGCCTTGTCCTGCGCCTGTCGCGCTTCTTTCCGGAAGAGGATGACAACGCAGCCACGCGGACCGCGTTTCAGGACGCCAATGCCAAGGCGAACGAATTTCTCTACCGGCGGGTCGATCTGGAAGACGCGGTGACAGCGCATCACGCGGCATTGCAGCATGCGCCCGGTCTTAGACAGGGGACTTTCATCATCAGCGCCACGACACCTTTTGAACCGGGTGATCTGTCCGATCTGCGTCGCGATCCGGTTGGTGTTGTGCGCAGATACCTGCCCGATATTGACGAGGTTTACGGCAAGCTGGGCTTCCGGATGTTTTCAGAGATCGAACGGGTCTATGTGAATGCACTGGCGCGTCACCGGCTAGGCTGGCAGCCGCGCTACGACTTCAAAACGGTGGTCAGGCAGCTCTCTGACGGCGCGCCCATTGGCAGCGATCTGGCGCGGGTGGTCGGCAGCAAGGGATATCATGCGCAAAGCTTCGAAGACGGCCCTTATCCCTTAGCGTGA
- a CDS encoding dipeptidase produces MTQMVFDGHNDVLTHLSQNGGRAAAGGFLTGLAGQLDAMRAQIGGFGGGFFATWAQSDLSLEALEAATRAETYDLPLPPAVPQAEAWTLIDAQADILWALDELGAVKVCQSLSEVRQAETAGQIAAIFQMEGAEAIGPDLSQLDQLYARGLRSLGLAWSRPTIFGDGVPFRFPSDGDIGSGLTEAGRSLVVRCNELGILIDLSHLNAAGVADVAEISDAPLVATHSNAHAICPHARNLTDAQLSLIAKSGGLVGLNFECTFLHPHGRPDPDTPAEVALQHLDHLIDRLGEEGVALGSDFDGCRPPNWIDSADKLPALVQAMEGHGYKAARIERICWENWMRILGETWREAPEDHAKG; encoded by the coding sequence ATGACACAAATGGTCTTTGACGGGCATAATGACGTGTTGACCCACCTTTCGCAAAATGGCGGACGGGCGGCGGCGGGCGGCTTCCTGACCGGTCTGGCCGGTCAGCTTGATGCGATGCGCGCCCAGATCGGCGGATTTGGGGGTGGTTTCTTTGCGACATGGGCCCAGTCGGATCTCTCGCTGGAGGCTTTGGAAGCGGCCACGCGCGCCGAAACATACGATCTGCCGCTGCCGCCCGCCGTTCCGCAGGCCGAGGCCTGGACACTGATCGACGCACAGGCGGACATTCTTTGGGCGCTTGACGAGTTAGGCGCGGTCAAGGTCTGCCAAAGTCTTTCCGAGGTCCGTCAGGCAGAGACCGCCGGCCAGATCGCCGCGATCTTTCAAATGGAAGGGGCCGAAGCGATCGGTCCTGATCTGTCGCAGCTTGATCAGCTTTATGCACGCGGTCTGCGCTCGCTCGGGCTGGCCTGGAGCCGTCCGACGATTTTCGGTGATGGCGTGCCCTTTCGGTTCCCGTCCGACGGGGATATCGGCAGTGGCCTGACCGAGGCTGGCAGGTCGCTGGTCGTACGATGCAATGAACTGGGCATCCTGATAGACCTGAGCCACCTGAACGCCGCCGGGGTTGCAGATGTCGCCGAGATTTCCGACGCGCCTTTGGTGGCCACCCATTCCAACGCGCATGCAATCTGTCCGCATGCGCGGAACCTGACCGACGCCCAGCTTTCGTTGATCGCAAAAAGCGGCGGGCTTGTCGGGCTCAACTTTGAATGTACCTTCTTGCATCCGCACGGTCGGCCTGACCCCGACACACCGGCCGAGGTGGCCTTGCAGCATCTCGACCATCTGATCGACCGGCTTGGAGAGGAGGGGGTCGCCCTGGGATCCGACTTCGACGGGTGCAGGCCGCCCAATTGGATCGACAGCGCGGACAAGCTGCCGGCATTGGTGCAGGCGATGGAGGGTCATGGTTACAAGGCCGCGCGTATCGAGCGGATCTGCTGGGAAAACTGGATGCGCATTTTGGGCGAGACATGGCGCGAGGCGCCAGAGGATCACGCTAAGGGATAA
- a CDS encoding DUF1330 domain-containing protein, with product MAKAYWVAHVDVDDPNAYERYKAANALPFKTFGARFIVRGGPQDIREGTTRARTVVLEFPSYEAAVACYESEAYQSAKALRDPISTGDLVIVEGYEA from the coding sequence ATGGCGAAGGCCTATTGGGTTGCGCATGTCGATGTCGATGACCCGAATGCATATGAGAGGTACAAAGCCGCCAACGCCTTGCCTTTCAAAACGTTCGGAGCCCGATTCATCGTGCGCGGCGGCCCTCAGGACATACGCGAAGGCACGACGCGGGCGCGCACGGTCGTGCTTGAATTTCCCAGCTACGAAGCAGCCGTTGCCTGCTATGAAAGCGAAGCGTATCAAAGTGCGAAAGCCCTGCGGGACCCGATCTCGACAGGCGATCTTGTCATCGTTGAGGGATACGAAGCCTAA
- a CDS encoding TerB family tellurite resistance protein, producing MLTRLLSAFRKSEPEPLPEPDTDLALGALLVRVAMSDNEYQIEEISRIDRILAKLFDLDPVEAAKMRATCEKLHRAAPDTDVFAELIRLELGYDDRLAALEALWQVVLADGEQQQPEVNIVRDAQLVLGLSDVDSATARARAMNA from the coding sequence ATGCTGACCCGTTTGCTGTCTGCGTTCCGCAAGTCCGAGCCGGAGCCGCTGCCCGAACCCGACACCGATCTGGCGCTTGGCGCGCTTTTGGTGCGTGTGGCCATGTCCGACAACGAGTATCAGATCGAAGAGATCAGCCGGATTGACCGGATCCTGGCAAAACTGTTCGATCTGGACCCGGTCGAAGCCGCCAAGATGCGCGCAACCTGTGAAAAGCTGCACCGCGCCGCGCCGGACACGGATGTCTTTGCCGAACTGATCCGGCTGGAATTGGGATATGATGATCGCCTCGCTGCGCTGGAAGCGCTTTGGCAAGTCGTTTTGGCCGATGGTGAGCAGCAACAGCCCGAGGTCAATATCGTGCGCGATGCACAGCTTGTCCTGGGTCTGAGCGATGTGGACAGCGCCACCGCACGGGCCCGCGCGATGAACGCGTGA
- a CDS encoding TerB family tellurite resistance protein has translation MFADFLKRLTSPEPAPLPDADARLALTALLVRIARSDGAYDPEEVARIDKITASRFGLSPFETAKLRGEAETLEAEAPDTVRFTRAIKDAVPYEDRLGVVEALWEVVLADGVREEEENALLRLVANLLGVNDRDSALARQRAQAAS, from the coding sequence ATGTTTGCTGACTTCCTGAAACGATTGACAAGTCCCGAGCCTGCCCCGCTGCCCGACGCGGATGCGCGGCTTGCCTTGACGGCCCTTCTGGTGCGCATTGCCCGATCCGACGGCGCCTATGACCCGGAAGAAGTGGCGCGCATCGACAAGATCACCGCCTCGCGCTTTGGCCTTTCGCCCTTCGAAACGGCCAAGCTGCGCGGAGAGGCTGAGACGCTTGAGGCGGAAGCGCCCGACACCGTACGCTTTACCCGCGCGATCAAGGATGCCGTGCCCTACGAGGACAGGCTAGGCGTGGTCGAAGCGTTGTGGGAGGTCGTGCTGGCCGATGGCGTGCGCGAGGAAGAGGAAAACGCGCTTTTGCGTCTGGTGGCCAACCTGCTTGGCGTGAATGACCGCGACAGCGCGCTTGCACGGCAGCGGGCGCAAGCCGCCTCATGA